A genomic stretch from Lysobacter ciconiae includes:
- a CDS encoding DUF2058 domain-containing protein, whose product MRNPLQDQLLKAGLVKKNKVTQVVREQNRKRHGKGSSNAAPEPDAVDAQQLLAERAERDRALAAERNAQARANELKAQVRQIVEMHRVKREGEIDYRFTDGKAIRSVLVSDVLRAQLAKGALVIVRHGDSHELVPRAAAEKIRERDPEAIVLDHGRSDDGSGDASEDDDFYSQFKVPDDLVW is encoded by the coding sequence ATGCGTAATCCCCTGCAGGACCAGTTGCTGAAAGCCGGCCTGGTCAAGAAGAACAAGGTCACCCAGGTCGTCCGCGAACAGAACAGGAAGCGGCACGGCAAGGGCTCGTCCAACGCAGCGCCCGAGCCCGACGCGGTGGATGCCCAGCAACTGCTCGCCGAGCGCGCCGAACGCGACCGCGCGCTGGCGGCCGAACGCAACGCGCAGGCGCGGGCCAACGAGCTGAAGGCGCAGGTGCGCCAGATCGTGGAGATGCATCGGGTCAAGCGCGAGGGCGAGATCGACTACCGCTTCACCGACGGCAAGGCCATCCGCAGCGTGTTGGTCAGCGACGTGTTGCGCGCCCAGCTCGCCAAGGGCGCGCTGGTAATCGTGCGCCACGGCGACAGCCATGAGCTGGTGCCGCGTGCGGCCGCGGAAAAGATCCGCGAGCGTGATCCGGAGGCGATCGTGCTCGACCACGGCCGCAGCGATGATGGCTCCGGCGATGCCAGCGAGGACGATGATTTCTACAGCCAGTTCAAGGTGCCCGACGACCTGGTCTGGTAA
- the tkt gene encoding transketolase, with product MSARIDQLCIDTLRFLSVDMVQKADSGHPGLPLDAAPMAYVLWSRWLKVNPRNPDWADRDRFVLSAGHGSALLYSLLYLSGFDLSLEDIKQFRQWGSRAPGHPERGHTPGVELTTGPLGQGFANAVGMAMAEAQLAARYNRPGHKLVDHRTWVLASDGDLMEGVASEAASLAGHLQLGKLTCLYDANYVTLSAATDIAFTEDCEARFRAYGWHTQWVEDGNDLSAIDAAIRAAADESARPSLILVRTHIGYGSPKQDSFEAHGSPLGEEEVRLTKQSLGWPVEPAFRVPDEALSTMQTAVGKGADQEDAWNHRMQAYADAHPELAAELRRRLEGVLPSGWDADIPIFPANAKGMATRVASGKVMNALAPKLPELSGGSADLDPSTKTALKGMGDFNPPLDAGEDPQGSDGGGWSLAGRNLHFGVREHAMGAIVNGMAAHGGFIPYGATFLVFSDYMRPPIRLAALMGLHLIHVFTHDSIMLGEDGPTHQPVEQLASLRAIPRLSVIRPADANETAVAWRVAVETRDRPVMLILTRQDLPTLDREVYAAAEGLRQGAYVLDADADDSPQIILIASGSEVSLIVEAAGRLRRDGVSVRCVSMPSWDLFEAQPRDYRDSVLQPAATARLAVEAGSAQGWHRWVGDGGDVLSVDRFGASAPMQALADAYGFTVDNVVKRARALLG from the coding sequence ATGTCCGCGCGAATCGACCAGCTCTGTATCGACACCCTTCGTTTCCTGTCCGTGGACATGGTGCAGAAGGCCGACAGCGGACACCCCGGTCTTCCGCTCGACGCCGCGCCGATGGCCTACGTGCTGTGGTCGCGCTGGCTGAAGGTCAATCCGCGCAACCCCGACTGGGCCGACCGCGACCGGTTCGTCCTCTCGGCCGGGCACGGTTCGGCCTTGCTCTACAGCTTGCTGTACCTGAGCGGCTTCGACCTCTCTTTGGAGGACATCAAGCAGTTCCGCCAATGGGGCAGCCGGGCGCCGGGCCATCCCGAGCGCGGGCACACGCCTGGCGTCGAGCTCACCACCGGCCCGCTTGGGCAGGGCTTCGCCAACGCGGTCGGGATGGCAATGGCCGAGGCGCAGCTCGCGGCCCGCTACAACCGGCCCGGGCACAAGCTCGTCGACCATCGAACCTGGGTGCTGGCCAGCGATGGCGACCTGATGGAAGGCGTCGCCTCCGAGGCCGCGTCGCTCGCCGGCCACCTGCAGCTGGGCAAGCTGACCTGCCTGTACGACGCCAACTACGTGACCCTGTCCGCGGCCACGGACATCGCCTTTACCGAGGATTGCGAAGCGCGCTTCCGCGCGTACGGCTGGCACACGCAGTGGGTCGAGGATGGCAATGACCTGTCGGCCATCGACGCGGCAATCCGCGCGGCCGCCGATGAATCCGCCCGGCCGTCACTGATCCTGGTCCGCACCCACATCGGTTACGGCTCGCCCAAGCAGGACAGCTTCGAGGCCCACGGCTCGCCGCTCGGCGAGGAGGAGGTGCGCCTGACCAAGCAGAGCCTGGGCTGGCCGGTGGAGCCGGCGTTCCGGGTTCCCGACGAGGCGCTCTCCACCATGCAGACCGCGGTGGGGAAGGGCGCCGACCAGGAAGACGCCTGGAACCACCGGATGCAGGCGTACGCCGACGCCCATCCCGAGCTGGCGGCGGAACTCCGCCGGCGCCTGGAGGGCGTGCTCCCGAGCGGCTGGGATGCCGACATCCCCATTTTTCCGGCCAATGCAAAGGGGATGGCGACCCGCGTTGCCAGCGGCAAGGTAATGAACGCGCTCGCGCCCAAATTGCCGGAACTGTCGGGCGGTTCCGCCGACCTGGATCCCTCCACCAAGACCGCCCTGAAGGGAATGGGCGACTTCAATCCGCCGCTGGACGCGGGCGAAGACCCGCAGGGCTCCGACGGAGGTGGCTGGAGCCTGGCCGGCCGCAACCTGCATTTCGGCGTTCGCGAACACGCGATGGGCGCGATCGTCAACGGCATGGCGGCCCACGGGGGCTTCATCCCGTACGGGGCAACCTTTCTCGTCTTCTCCGATTACATGCGCCCGCCGATACGCCTCGCCGCACTGATGGGCCTGCATCTGATCCACGTGTTCACCCACGACAGCATCATGCTCGGCGAGGACGGCCCGACCCACCAGCCCGTCGAACAGCTCGCCAGCTTGCGGGCAATCCCGCGGCTCAGCGTGATTCGCCCGGCCGATGCGAACGAGACCGCCGTCGCCTGGCGCGTCGCGGTGGAGACGCGCGACCGGCCGGTGATGCTCATCCTGACCCGGCAGGATCTGCCCACGCTGGACCGGGAGGTCTACGCCGCGGCCGAGGGCCTGAGGCAGGGCGCCTACGTGCTCGATGCCGACGCCGACGACTCGCCGCAGATCATCCTGATCGCCAGCGGATCTGAGGTCAGCCTGATCGTGGAGGCCGCAGGAAGGCTGCGGCGCGACGGCGTCAGCGTCCGGTGCGTTTCCATGCCGAGCTGGGACCTGTTCGAGGCGCAGCCGCGCGACTACCGCGACTCGGTGCTGCAGCCTGCGGCCACTGCGCGGCTGGCGGTCGAGGCCGGAAGCGCGCAGGGCTGGCATCGCTGGGTCGGCGACGGCGGCGATGTGCTGTCGGTCGACCGCTTTGGCGCGTCCGCGCCGATGCAGGCGCTGGCTGACGCCTACGGATTCACGGTCGACAACGTGGTCAAGCGGGCGAGGGCGCTGCTGGGCTGA
- the pgm gene encoding phosphoglucomutase (alpha-D-glucose-1,6-bisphosphate-dependent) yields MGTRIDKRAGTPAEARDLIDVGHLVNAYFQTRPDASNPAERVSFGTSGHRGSSLEGSFNEDHILAVTQAICAYREGQGIDGPIFIGADTHALSAPALETALEVLAANGVEVRVSAGGEPVPTPAISHAILVHNANRERGRADGIVITPSHNPPADGGFKYNPPDGGPADTDVTGWIQKHANASLANGLADVRRWTGGRARAADTTREHDFLSAYVADLGNVIDFDLIRSADLRLGVDPLGGAGVHYWARIAEHYRIALDVVSEQVDPQFGFMSLDWDGRIRMDPSSPYAMSRLIGMKDRYDVAFACDTDHDRHGIVTASAGLMPSNHYLCVAIDYLFRNRPQWGAGAGIGKTVVSSAMIDRIAAGLGRQLYEVPVGFKWFVDGLFSGALGFGGEESAGASFLRRDGSVWTTDKDGIAPALLAAEITALSGDDPGVVYRQLCERYGEPFTDRVEAPATKAQKRALAALTPDAITGTELAGEPIRRVLDKAPGNGAPIGGIKVVSDSGWFAARPSGTEDIYKIYAESFRDADHLKQLLKDAQQTVDAALEEASTQQ; encoded by the coding sequence ATGGGCACGCGGATCGACAAACGCGCCGGCACCCCCGCCGAAGCCCGCGACCTCATCGACGTCGGTCATCTGGTCAACGCCTACTTCCAGACCCGCCCGGACGCGTCGAACCCGGCCGAGCGGGTGTCGTTCGGGACCTCCGGCCATCGCGGCTCCTCGCTGGAAGGCAGTTTCAACGAGGACCACATCCTCGCCGTTACCCAGGCCATCTGTGCGTACCGGGAGGGGCAGGGCATCGACGGCCCGATCTTCATCGGCGCCGACACGCACGCGCTCTCCGCGCCGGCGCTGGAGACCGCGCTGGAAGTGCTGGCCGCCAACGGCGTCGAGGTGCGCGTCTCCGCGGGCGGGGAGCCGGTGCCGACGCCGGCGATTTCCCACGCGATCCTCGTCCACAACGCGAACCGCGAGCGCGGTCGTGCCGACGGCATCGTGATCACGCCGTCGCACAATCCGCCGGCGGACGGTGGCTTCAAGTACAACCCGCCCGACGGCGGCCCCGCCGATACGGACGTCACCGGCTGGATCCAGAAGCATGCCAACGCGAGCCTCGCCAACGGCCTGGCCGACGTCCGGCGCTGGACCGGCGGGCGCGCCCGCGCCGCCGACACCACCCGCGAACACGACTTCCTGTCGGCCTATGTCGCCGATCTGGGCAACGTGATCGACTTCGACCTGATCCGCAGCGCTGACCTGCGGCTGGGCGTGGATCCGCTGGGCGGCGCTGGCGTCCACTACTGGGCCCGCATCGCCGAGCACTACCGGATCGCGCTGGACGTGGTCAGCGAGCAGGTGGATCCGCAGTTCGGCTTCATGAGCCTGGACTGGGACGGGCGCATCCGCATGGACCCGTCATCGCCGTACGCGATGAGCCGGCTGATCGGCATGAAGGACCGCTACGACGTGGCGTTCGCCTGTGATACCGACCACGACCGCCACGGCATCGTGACCGCCAGCGCCGGGCTGATGCCGTCCAATCACTACCTCTGCGTCGCCATCGACTACCTGTTCCGCAACAGGCCGCAGTGGGGCGCGGGTGCCGGCATCGGCAAGACGGTGGTCAGCAGCGCCATGATCGACCGCATTGCCGCCGGGCTGGGGCGGCAGTTGTACGAGGTGCCCGTGGGGTTCAAGTGGTTCGTCGACGGGCTGTTTTCCGGCGCGCTCGGATTCGGCGGCGAGGAAAGCGCCGGGGCCTCCTTCCTGCGGCGCGACGGTTCTGTCTGGACGACCGACAAGGACGGCATCGCGCCGGCGCTGCTGGCCGCGGAGATCACCGCCCTGAGCGGCGATGATCCGGGCGTGGTCTACCGCCAGCTGTGCGAGCGCTATGGCGAGCCGTTCACCGATCGGGTGGAAGCGCCGGCGACCAAGGCCCAAAAGCGCGCGCTCGCTGCGCTGACCCCCGACGCGATCACCGGCACCGAGCTTGCCGGCGAGCCGATCCGGCGCGTGCTGGACAAGGCGCCGGGCAACGGTGCGCCCATTGGTGGCATCAAGGTGGTCTCTGACAGTGGCTGGTTTGCCGCGCGCCCGTCCGGGACGGAGGACATCTACAAGATCTACGCCGAGAGTTTTCGCGACGCCGACCATCTGAAGCAATTGCTCAAGGATGCACAGCAAACCGTTGACGCCGCACTGGAGGAAGCATCCACCCAGCAGTGA
- the pgi gene encoding glucose-6-phosphate isomerase, with protein MKERSLTGKPQWKALEEHLAWMAPRHLRELFADDPERGARMAAQGAGLYLDYSKNRVNGETLDLLFALARARGLEERREAMFAGARINVTEDRPTLHVALRMPAGSKLVVDGEDVVADVHAVLERMAAFCNRVRSGQWTGHTGKPIRNIINIGIGGSDLGPVMAYEALRFYSQRELSFHFVSNVDGTDFTEATRGLDPAETLFIVCSKTFTTLETLTNAHAARAWCMQSLGDEAAVAKHFVAVSTNAEGVEAFGIDTANMFGFWDWVGGRYSMDSAIGLSTMLAIGPERFHEMLAGFQAMDEHFRLAPMERNLPVLMGLLGIWNNNFLGANTVAVLPYSQYLSRFPAYLQQLTMESNGKHVTADGSRVDYQTAPVYWGEPGTNGQHSFYQLIHQGTRLVPCDFIGFCHPLNPLPLQAEAGADTVAGDQHDLLIANLLAQGESLAFGKTPAQVEAEGTADALQAHRVFDGNRPSNTILADRLTPHALGSLVALYEHSVFVQGTLWNIDSFDQWGVELGKQLATPLAEELKAKDAPALTHDSSTNTLIQRYRAVRGRS; from the coding sequence ATGAAGGAGCGGTCGCTCACCGGAAAGCCGCAATGGAAGGCGCTGGAAGAGCACCTGGCCTGGATGGCGCCGCGCCATCTGCGTGAACTGTTTGCCGACGACCCGGAGCGGGGCGCGCGCATGGCGGCCCAGGGAGCGGGGCTGTACCTCGATTACTCGAAGAACCGGGTCAATGGGGAAACGCTTGACCTCCTGTTCGCCCTGGCGCGTGCCCGCGGCCTCGAGGAGCGTCGCGAGGCGATGTTCGCCGGCGCCCGCATCAATGTCACCGAAGATCGTCCGACGTTGCACGTCGCCCTGCGCATGCCCGCTGGCAGCAAGCTGGTGGTGGACGGCGAGGACGTGGTGGCCGATGTACACGCCGTGCTGGAACGGATGGCGGCGTTCTGCAATCGCGTGCGCAGCGGACAGTGGACGGGCCACACCGGCAAGCCGATCCGCAACATCATCAACATCGGGATCGGCGGCTCGGATCTGGGGCCGGTCATGGCCTACGAGGCGCTGCGTTTCTACAGCCAGCGCGAGCTCTCGTTCCATTTCGTGTCCAACGTGGACGGCACGGATTTCACCGAGGCCACCCGCGGCCTGGATCCGGCCGAGACCCTGTTCATCGTCTGCTCCAAGACGTTCACTACGCTGGAGACGCTGACCAACGCGCATGCCGCCCGAGCCTGGTGCATGCAGTCCCTGGGCGACGAGGCGGCGGTCGCCAAACACTTCGTCGCGGTATCCACCAATGCCGAAGGGGTGGAGGCGTTCGGCATCGACACCGCCAACATGTTCGGGTTCTGGGACTGGGTGGGCGGACGCTATTCGATGGATTCCGCGATCGGCCTGTCGACGATGCTGGCCATCGGCCCGGAGCGCTTCCACGAGATGCTGGCGGGCTTCCAAGCCATGGACGAGCATTTCCGGCTTGCGCCCATGGAGCGCAACCTGCCGGTCCTGATGGGCCTGCTGGGGATCTGGAACAACAATTTTCTCGGTGCCAATACCGTCGCGGTGCTGCCGTACTCGCAATACCTGAGTCGGTTCCCGGCCTACCTGCAGCAGCTCACCATGGAGAGCAACGGCAAGCACGTGACCGCCGATGGCAGCCGGGTCGACTACCAGACCGCGCCGGTCTACTGGGGCGAACCAGGCACCAACGGGCAGCACTCGTTCTATCAGCTGATCCACCAGGGTACGCGTCTGGTGCCGTGCGACTTCATCGGCTTCTGCCATCCGCTGAACCCGCTGCCGCTGCAAGCTGAGGCCGGTGCGGATACGGTTGCCGGCGACCAGCACGATCTCCTGATCGCCAACCTGCTGGCCCAGGGCGAGTCGCTGGCATTCGGCAAGACGCCCGCCCAGGTCGAGGCCGAGGGCACCGCCGATGCGCTGCAAGCGCATCGCGTATTTGACGGCAACCGGCCCAGCAACACCATTCTTGCCGACCGGCTGACCCCGCACGCGCTGGGCAGCCTGGTGGCGCTCTACGAGCACAGCGTGTTCGTGCAGGGAACCCTGTGGAACATCGATTCCTTCGACCAGTGGGGTGTCGAGCTCGGTAAACAGCTGGCCACGCCTCTTGCAGAGGAGCTCAAGGCCAAGGACGCGCCCGCGCTGACCCACGACAGCTCCACCAATACCCTGATCCAGCGCTACCGCGCAGTGCGGGGTCGCAGCTGA
- the tal gene encoding transaldolase produces MKTTRKLHDMGQSLWLDNISRTILDDGTLARYIADFSVTGLTSNPSIFNEAVGGSDAYDEGMRTKAGEGKSGEALFMELALEDLRRAADLFRPVHDATDGVDGWVSMEVSPLLAADTAGSIAAAQAIHEQGDRPNLFVKIPGTPEGVPAIEESIFAGVPVNVTLLFSTAQYLAVAEAYMRGLERRLEAGLDARVASVASLFVSRWDRAVADKVPEVMHNTLGIAVAQQTYKAYRELLESPRWQKLAARGAQPQRMLWASTGTKDPKAPDTLYIEALAAPDTINTVPEKTLHAFADHGQLLGALALDGGDSESVLQRFSAAGVNIPALADRLQMEGAEAFVKSWKELLHTIESHSRALAGEESV; encoded by the coding sequence ATGAAAACCACCCGAAAGCTCCACGACATGGGCCAGAGCCTGTGGTTGGACAACATTTCCCGAACCATCCTGGATGACGGCACGCTGGCGCGGTATATCGCCGACTTCTCGGTCACCGGCCTTACGTCCAACCCAAGCATCTTCAACGAGGCGGTCGGCGGCAGCGATGCCTACGATGAGGGGATGCGCACGAAGGCGGGCGAGGGCAAGTCCGGTGAAGCGCTGTTCATGGAGCTTGCGCTGGAGGACCTGCGCCGGGCGGCGGACCTGTTCAGGCCGGTCCACGACGCGACCGACGGCGTGGATGGCTGGGTATCGATGGAAGTCTCGCCGCTGCTGGCCGCCGATACCGCCGGCAGCATTGCCGCCGCCCAGGCGATCCACGAGCAGGGCGATCGTCCCAATCTCTTCGTCAAGATTCCGGGGACGCCTGAAGGGGTGCCGGCGATCGAGGAGTCGATCTTCGCCGGCGTGCCGGTCAACGTGACGCTGCTGTTCTCGACGGCGCAATACCTGGCCGTGGCCGAGGCGTACATGCGCGGGCTGGAGCGGCGGCTGGAAGCCGGACTGGACGCCCGTGTGGCGTCGGTGGCGTCGCTGTTCGTCAGCCGTTGGGACCGTGCGGTTGCCGACAAGGTGCCCGAGGTGATGCACAACACGCTGGGCATCGCGGTTGCCCAGCAGACCTACAAGGCCTACCGCGAACTGCTTGAGTCGCCGCGTTGGCAGAAACTCGCGGCGCGCGGCGCGCAGCCGCAGCGGATGTTGTGGGCGAGCACCGGCACCAAGGATCCCAAGGCGCCGGACACGCTGTACATCGAAGCACTCGCCGCGCCGGACACCATCAACACCGTTCCGGAGAAGACCCTGCACGCGTTTGCCGACCACGGCCAGCTGTTGGGGGCCCTGGCGCTGGACGGCGGCGATTCGGAGTCGGTGCTGCAGCGGTTCTCCGCGGCTGGCGTGAATATTCCCGCGCTGGCGGACCGCTTGCAGATGGAGGGCGCCGAGGCCTTTGTGAAGTCATGGAAGGAGTTGCTGCACACCATCGAATCGCATAGCCGCGCGCTTGCGGGAGAGGAAAGCGTCTGA
- the zwf gene encoding glucose-6-phosphate dehydrogenase, producing MAKPVSDAFVFFGATGDLAYKKIFPALQAMIRSGELDMPLIGVSRGGWSLERLRQRARASLEANGGVDEDAFARLCEQLRYIDGDYSDPETFRGLKQALGSASRPIHYLAIPPSMFGTVVQGLAASGCNANARVIVEKPFGRDLASARELNRELHAVFPESSIFRIDHYLGKEAVRNLLYFRFANTFLEPVWNRTYVDSVQITMAEDFGVQGRGAFYEEVGAIRDVVQNHLLQVMSLLAMDAPAGRDPESLRAEKLRLFRATRSLRPQDVVRGQFRGYRDETGVAADSQVETFVALRLYIDTWRWAGVPFYIRAGKKLPITSTQVMVDLKPPPLEIFDGISLADTNYFRFRLSPEVVISTGARVKKAGEGMEGRPVELVARSSRDLGKSPYEQLLGDAIEGDTSLFTRDDSVEEAWRIVEPVLPDSHGNHNTPLTIYEPGSWGPESASELVTDGRHWQDPQPEQSHPC from the coding sequence ATGGCCAAACCCGTCTCAGACGCATTCGTTTTCTTCGGCGCCACGGGGGACCTGGCGTACAAGAAGATCTTCCCGGCACTGCAGGCGATGATCCGCAGCGGCGAGCTGGACATGCCCCTGATAGGTGTCTCCCGCGGCGGCTGGTCGCTGGAGCGCCTGCGTCAGCGGGCGCGCGCCAGCCTTGAAGCCAATGGCGGCGTGGACGAGGACGCCTTTGCCCGCCTGTGCGAACAGCTGCGCTACATCGACGGCGACTACAGCGACCCGGAGACATTCCGCGGCCTGAAACAGGCGCTGGGTTCGGCCTCGCGGCCAATCCACTACCTGGCCATCCCTCCCAGCATGTTCGGCACGGTGGTGCAGGGCCTGGCCGCTTCGGGGTGCAACGCCAATGCTCGGGTGATCGTCGAGAAGCCGTTCGGGCGGGATTTGGCCTCGGCGCGGGAGCTCAACCGGGAACTGCACGCGGTGTTTCCCGAATCCTCGATCTTCCGCATCGACCACTACCTGGGCAAGGAGGCCGTGCGCAACCTGCTGTATTTCCGTTTTGCCAATACCTTCCTGGAGCCGGTCTGGAACCGCACCTATGTCGACAGCGTGCAGATCACCATGGCGGAGGACTTCGGCGTGCAGGGGCGGGGCGCGTTCTACGAGGAGGTCGGCGCGATCCGCGACGTCGTCCAGAACCACCTGCTCCAGGTCATGTCCCTGCTGGCCATGGATGCCCCGGCGGGCCGCGATCCTGAGTCGCTGCGCGCCGAGAAGCTGCGCCTGTTCCGCGCCACCAGATCGCTGCGCCCGCAGGACGTCGTGCGCGGGCAGTTCCGCGGCTATCGCGACGAGACCGGGGTTGCCGCGGACTCGCAGGTCGAAACGTTCGTCGCGCTGCGCCTGTACATCGACACCTGGCGCTGGGCGGGAGTGCCGTTCTACATCCGCGCCGGCAAGAAGCTGCCCATCACCAGCACCCAGGTGATGGTCGACCTGAAGCCGCCGCCGCTGGAAATTTTCGACGGGATCTCACTGGCCGATACCAACTATTTCCGCTTCCGGCTGAGCCCCGAAGTGGTGATCTCCACCGGCGCACGGGTCAAGAAGGCCGGCGAGGGCATGGAAGGGCGCCCGGTCGAGCTGGTCGCACGCAGTTCCCGCGACCTTGGAAAATCACCCTACGAGCAGCTGCTTGGCGACGCGATCGAAGGCGACACCAGCCTGTTTACCCGCGACGATTCGGTGGAGGAAGCCTGGCGCATCGTCGAGCCGGTGCTGCCCGATTCGCATGGCAATCACAACACGCCGCTCACCATCTACGAACCCGGAAGCTGGGGTCCGGAATCGGCCAGCGAGCTTGTCACCGACGGCCGCCACTGGCAGGACCCGCAGCCCGAGCAGAGCCACCCCTGCTGA
- a CDS encoding phosphoethanolamine transferase, which translates to MSAIVQTRDARRRVSVWRPWVSQEGMVLAASIFFTVACNAAFWRAYAGTGALESARGWVTAASLATAMTGLHFLLLCVVMNRWTAKPVLSVLLVVTALAGYYSHHYGVYLDPDMIRNVLHTDSREARELLTPGLALPVLAALIPVAMVWWTRIPAQAPAPALLRRVLLMVAVAAVTTGALLVSFQDISALMRNRTELRHLIAPGNYLVSLIRVATEDPAAAVRARQPVGSDALVVGRGDGKPRVLVIVVGETVRAQNWGLNGYARQTTPELANLDVLNFTDVSACGSSTDVSLPCMFSAQGRRGYDKRAIRESESLLNVLDHAGIATLWRDTQGGCKGVCAGLPFESLVDARVPELCNTERCLDEVLLHDLRAKIDTQDRDQVIVLHQLGNHGPSYYQRYPDQFRRFLPVCESADLGKCRQAEIVNAYDNAILYTDHFLARLIETLGADDTRDSAVIYVSDHGESLGEGNLYLHGMPYAIAPATQLKVPMVMWLSPALAADRHIDIGCMRQRLDAPATHDNLFSSVLGLMQVDTTVYDPSQDLLAPCMGRGHG; encoded by the coding sequence ATGAGCGCCATCGTCCAAACCCGCGACGCGCGTCGCCGCGTATCGGTGTGGCGCCCTTGGGTCAGTCAGGAGGGCATGGTCCTGGCAGCGAGTATCTTCTTTACCGTCGCCTGCAACGCCGCGTTCTGGCGTGCCTACGCCGGGACCGGTGCGCTGGAAAGCGCACGCGGCTGGGTGACCGCCGCGTCGCTGGCAACGGCGATGACCGGTCTGCATTTCCTGCTGCTGTGCGTGGTCATGAACCGCTGGACAGCCAAACCGGTGCTGTCGGTGTTGCTTGTGGTCACCGCGCTGGCCGGCTATTACTCCCACCATTACGGCGTCTATCTGGATCCCGACATGATCCGCAACGTCCTGCATACCGACAGCCGCGAGGCCCGCGAATTGTTGACGCCCGGGCTGGCGCTGCCCGTGCTGGCCGCACTCATCCCCGTGGCGATGGTCTGGTGGACGCGGATTCCTGCGCAAGCGCCCGCGCCCGCGCTGTTGCGGCGTGTGCTCCTCATGGTGGCCGTCGCGGCCGTGACCACCGGCGCACTATTGGTGTCGTTCCAGGATATCTCTGCGCTGATGCGCAACCGGACGGAGTTGCGCCACCTGATCGCCCCGGGCAACTACCTCGTCTCCCTGATACGGGTCGCGACGGAGGATCCCGCGGCGGCCGTCCGCGCACGCCAACCGGTCGGCAGCGACGCCCTCGTTGTGGGGCGCGGCGACGGCAAACCGCGGGTGCTGGTGATCGTGGTGGGCGAAACCGTGCGAGCCCAGAACTGGGGCCTCAATGGCTACGCGCGCCAGACCACGCCCGAGCTGGCCAATCTGGATGTCCTCAACTTCACCGACGTGAGCGCGTGCGGCTCCAGCACCGATGTCTCCCTGCCGTGCATGTTCTCCGCGCAGGGGCGACGTGGCTACGACAAGCGCGCGATCAGGGAGTCGGAGTCGCTGCTCAACGTGCTCGACCACGCGGGCATCGCGACCCTGTGGCGCGACACCCAGGGCGGCTGCAAGGGCGTATGCGCCGGCTTGCCGTTTGAATCCCTCGTGGACGCCCGGGTTCCGGAACTGTGCAACACGGAGCGATGCCTGGACGAGGTCCTATTGCACGACCTCCGGGCGAAGATCGACACCCAGGATCGCGATCAGGTAATCGTGCTGCACCAGCTGGGCAATCACGGGCCGAGCTATTACCAGCGTTACCCGGATCAGTTCCGCCGGTTCCTCCCGGTGTGTGAATCAGCGGACCTGGGCAAGTGCCGCCAGGCGGAGATCGTCAACGCCTACGACAACGCGATCCTCTATACCGACCATTTCCTCGCCCGTTTGATCGAAACCCTGGGCGCGGACGACACCCGCGACAGTGCGGTGATCTATGTCTCCGACCACGGCGAATCGCTGGGCGAGGGCAATCTCTATCTGCACGGGATGCCTTACGCGATCGCGCCGGCCACCCAGCTGAAGGTGCCCATGGTGATGTGGCTGTCACCAGCGCTGGCGGCGGACCGGCATATCGACATCGGCTGCATGCGCCAGCGTCTCGACGCACCTGCCACGCACGACAATCTTTTCAGTTCGGTGCTGGGGCTGATGCAGGTGGACACGACCGTCTACGACCCGAGCCAGGACCTGCTCGCGCCGTGCATGGGTCGCGGGCACGGCTGA
- a CDS encoding phosphatase PAP2 family protein — translation MALAPSRSFDVPAIHATRSDEFCPSERLPSTGRPKRAFLRHHLVYPLLAAAAASVMLINAGGDFLLADLLYAAQGHTWALRESWITTTVVHEAGKTVSAAAWLGVLLAWLWSLFDKRLTRWRRPLGYLAWATLAGAVTVSLLKAGSGMDCPWDLQRYGGLQPFVGLFDARPPSMGRAACFPAGHASAGYAWVTLYFFFCALRPRWRWAGLAVALGLGALFGISQQLRGAHFLSHDLWTLIICWLVALGGSTWLLRPNGKGTSA, via the coding sequence TTGGCGCTGGCCCCCTCCCGTAGTTTCGACGTGCCCGCCATTCACGCAACGCGATCCGACGAGTTCTGTCCATCCGAACGCCTTCCCTCGACGGGGAGGCCAAAGCGCGCTTTCCTGCGCCATCACCTTGTATATCCGCTCCTGGCGGCGGCCGCAGCCAGCGTAATGCTGATCAATGCAGGCGGCGATTTTTTACTCGCGGACCTGCTGTACGCGGCCCAAGGCCACACGTGGGCCCTGCGCGAGAGTTGGATCACCACAACGGTGGTGCACGAGGCCGGCAAGACCGTCTCCGCCGCCGCGTGGCTGGGCGTCTTGCTCGCATGGCTGTGGAGTCTTTTCGACAAGAGGCTGACCCGTTGGCGTCGCCCGCTGGGATATCTGGCGTGGGCAACGCTGGCAGGAGCGGTCACCGTATCGCTGCTCAAGGCAGGTAGCGGGATGGATTGTCCGTGGGACCTGCAGCGCTACGGTGGCTTGCAGCCGTTTGTCGGCTTGTTTGATGCGCGGCCGCCGAGCATGGGTCGTGCGGCGTGCTTTCCCGCCGGCCACGCAAGCGCCGGTTACGCGTGGGTGACGCTCTACTTCTTCTTTTGCGCACTGCGACCGCGCTGGCGGTGGGCAGGACTTGCGGTTGCGCTGGGGTTGGGCGCGTTGTTCGGGATCAGCCAGCAGTTGCGCGGAGCCCACTTCCTTTCCCACGACCTGTGGACCTTGATCATCTGTTGGCTGGTGGCACTGGGCGGATCAACGTGGCTCCTTCGCCCCAACGGGAAGGGGACGTCGGCATGA